AGCCAGCCAGTCATCCACACAGGTGAGAGATGGAGGAAACATAGCACATAGAGTGTGGGCAGACTCGGGGTAAAAGTGAGTGAGGCTTAAGCACTGCTTGAATAGTAACTAGTTAATATTAGAGATAAGAGTCATAGACTTAGGATGAGAAGATGCTGGCCAGTGCTGAGGGTGAGGAATAGCCATCTATGTTTCTTCTATAATTCTGAGTTCCAACAAGAGAAGATTATTTATCCTCAggtaataaaatcatttttttgatAAAATCTCTATTTTTGATAAAATCCATActccaataataaaataaaaccacagttcttatattttctttttatgtctaaTAAATTTTGTCCCTTTTCACATCGCTTCTATGGAGGATCTATTGATGAAAATGCTAAAGACAGTCTATGAAATATAGAGACCTCATAACTTCTACTTGATTAGTTAGTTTACAAAGTTGCAGAGGCAATTGTATAAGGAAAAAGATTATATTTGCCTAAGAGCAAGTAACTACAGTTTCTTATGATGAATAATGCCCTATTCTAAAAAAATTTGCAAAGACCTCTTAGAAAATTTTCAACAGTATTCAAATGCCAGTGAGCTTTCCCTAAAGAGATCTCCTTGGCTCAGTATATTACTAGTATTATTTGGAGTGTATCTATAACTTTTAAGAAAATTCCTCTTATGGTGTATTGTATAATTGTCCTAAGTTGTAGGAAGTTACTGTTTACATTATGGATACTCTTAAGAATTAAGATATTAAACCACATTTTATTATGTTCATTATTAGGTCCAAATTTAATGTTCACAATTTTTCTGTGGTCCCAGGAAACATTTGAGCACACTTTTCTACAGTGTTTCAgttttgtcattttattaatattcatgAATTGATGTATTTAAGGACCTCTTTATTCATATTTCTGTTTAAACTTTATTTCTTGGCTGTAAAGAGGTTTTAGTACAAATAAACAGATCATTAAATAAGCTTATTTCTGTCCTACATTTAACCTAGGGTTACTATATTTTACCTTACATAAATAATTAGAATTTACTGCTAAAAGTGATATGTTCCTTCCATAATTTTTATCTGTACAGTTACTGAGAAAGCAATTGTTATATTTTCCATCATCACATAAATGGAAATAACCTGAGTATACTGGAAACAAATTTGAAGTCATTTAGTTAACAATGACTTGTCTTGTGTAAATTACCTTTCATCTCCAAGTTAGGCATTTATTCAATTACCATTTACTCAGTTGTTACACTAAGATGAATGAGACATTTATACTTGCTAAAgttatttttctgtaaaaatataaacatccagaaagaatataaaattattttgtactcCTTTTAGTAGCCTTTTATTGAAGAACAATTCCAAACTTACAGAATAGttataaaaatactgaaaataatcaTTTACCTTTATCTGTAATGTACCTTAGCAcaaactttttaataaaaagcttTGCTTTCTCTATTAactttctattatctatcatGTGTCTATCTGTCCACTCAACAACTATCAAACATCTGTCTTTTATCATcatttattatctatcatctatctatctattatctgtcaTGCATCACCTTGATCATTACCACATTATCCATGATTGCTTGTTTCTTATGTTTTCATTGTTAAAATTCAATTGCATGTTCTGGGAAGGAATGTTGTCATTTCAGTGACATGATGTCCTGTTCAAAATATCTCAATTCCAGCCATAAAGTATTGGTTTCTCAAAATGCTGGTGACATTCTCTTGAATCATATGACTATGGAGGAATCAAACAGATCTCATTATCATAAAATTTCCTAATTTTCAACTTGTAGTTAGTAACTAATTTGTAAAAGGTTGATACAGACTATGTAATTGTATTGTCCACTGAAAACTTACTAGCTAGTTTTGCATACTTTCATGTCAGTAATGTCATTTAACTTATTAATAGTTTGTCTTCTAGTACTTGGGAACATACTTTTCGTAtatatttacactgtgtatatgaatataatatatttacTCATTAATAGTTTAATTgctaattaataatattaatatatatttcatatacttGAAAAGTCaatgcatatatgaatatatgagaCATAGTCATGAgaatatgaatacatacatatatgtatataagaaataatttgttttatcaATCATTTACTGTAACTCTTTCTCTTCATGTTCAAATTTTCCTAGAACTGAAgatagaaaacaaagagaaaatgagcAATGGTGGACAATTTCAATGCAAGTTGGGAAGGGTACTTTAGTCTTCTGGGTTTTTCTAAATGGCCTCATCTGGAAGTTGCTCTCTTTGTGGTGATCTTGATATTCTACTTGATGACACTGACAGGCAATCTCTTCATCATCATCCTGTCATACCTAGATTCCCACCTGCATACCCCTATgtacttcttcctttcaaatctCTCTGCTCTGGATCTCTGCTACACCACTAGCTCTGTCCCTCAGCTGCTGTTCAACCTCTGGGGTCCAGAGAAGACGATATCTTATGCTGGGTGTATGCTACAACTCTATTTTGTCCTCGCACTGGGTACCACAGAGTGTGTTCTGTTGGTGGTGATGTCCTATGACCGCTATGCAGCTGTGTGCAAACCCTTACATTACTCTGTCCTCATGAATCCTCGTTTCTGTTCCCTGCTGGCTGCAGCATCCTGGGTAAGTGGCTTTACCACCTCAGCACTTCATTCCTCCTTTACCTTCTGGGTACCCCTGTGTGGACATCGCCAAGTGGATCACTTCTTCTGTGAAGTCCCAGCACTATTGCGGTTATCCTGTGTTGATATTCGTGCAAATGAGCTGACCCTCATGGTCATGAGTGCCATTTTTGTTGTTATACCACTTATTCTCATTTTGAGCTCCTATGGTGCCATTGCATGCACTGTCCTAAGAATGCAGTCAACCACTCGACTTCAGAAAGTTTTTGGGACCTGTGGAGCCCATCTTACTGTTGTGTCTCTCTTTTTCATTCCAATCATGTGCATTTACCTTCAGCCTCcaacagaaaattctcaagatCAAGCCAAGTTCATTGCCCTCTTCTATACTGTTGTCACCCCTAGCCTGAATCCTCTCATCTATACCCTAAGAAACAAAGACGTCAGAGGGGCAGTAAGAAGGCTGACTGGATATGAGAGGGAGCAATGAGAGAAGCCCTCCACTGTGTAGTTTTTGATAAGAATGTCTGATCCTTCATAAAGGACACTTTGTGGTCTTTTACAACTCTTCTGGTCACCAaatcataaaacataaaatgcagatattaaattatttgagtaagaacacatttttttcaaaatatgaaattatgTCAGGAACTTAGTCAGTGAATCTTATACCCTTCCACTTTGAACAATACAGTCAAAAATCTGTTCCAAAtagttcatttgttcatttgtctaTTTTACTCAGGAACATATTCCCTACTGTCTTTATTAATATGTGTTTACTGTCTTGAAATTTTGGGATTCTTAGTAATTTAGATGGATGTGACATAGCTCTCCTATGGATGAAATTGCAAGCTAAGATAAAAGAGGAAATCCCTGTATAATATTTGGTTTGTCATGGGGCACACACTAAGAAATTAGGGTCACTTCTAAAATAATTCCAGGAAATGTAGCAACAAATCTTGAATATAAATGTCTATTACTAAGTTGAGTACAAAATGATGTTagtaattaaaataaagcaaaagaaataaatcatataaTTTGCTTTAATGAGCTTAGTGACAtagtgaaattattttaaatggagTCAGTCTACCTCTCTATCAATACCTTGCTTTTAAAACTATTATATTGTAGTTCTTAgtatggggatttgaactctcatccagtgactgatggaagcagatgcagagatccacggccaagccccaagTGAAGCTcaaggagtccaatcagtgagagagaggagggattatatgagcaagagatagcGAGACCATGATTGgcaaaagcacagggacaaatagccaaactagtggaaacgcatgaactgtgaaccaatagctgaggagcccccatggaacttgaccagaccctctggataagtgagacagttgattagcttgaactgtttgggaggcccccaggcagtgggaccaggacctgtccttggtgcatgagctggttttttggaatctagggcctatgctgagacactttgtttagccttggtgtagggaggaggggactggacctgcctcatctgaatgtaccaggctgggctgactccccaggggagaccttgccttgaaagAGATAGAAATGGAGGGTCGATTTGGGGTGAGggttggagggtgggaggagggaggacaggaaaatCCATGGCtcatatgtgaaattaaattaattataaaataaaaatattttaaaaaattaaaatggctaACATTATTAGGGTATAATTTACATAAAACTGCACATAAACAATGGGCATTTTAAtggttttatgtatatgtacatgttagGGTTATATAATGTAAGTTATATTATAGTATACTATATGTATCATACTgttataatacatacacatacacaattacatatatatatagtcctTGGTTAAATAGATGTTTTACAAATTTTTCCCTCCAATCTCTAGAttatttttttgcctttaaaaatactttcaaaggagcaaagttttagttttttgtttttttttttttttttttttttttttttttttttttttttttttttggtttttcgagacaaggtttctctgtgtagctttgcgcctttcctggagctcacttggtagcccaggctggcctcgaactcacagagatccgcctggctctgcctcccgagtgctgggattaaaggcgtgcgccaccaacgcccggctgcaaagttttagttttaaagaaataaaatgtattttttaaaattaggctCCTAGAGTTTTCATGAATATTAGATTAAATTTATGGAACAATTTGGGAAGAGCTGGTATCCCAGAGACCTTTAATATTCTGAtgcataaacatatttttaaattcactCCCCAtgttctctctatatattttgcTAAGTTGAACTCTGAGAGTTGCATAGTTTTGAATGCCACTGTCAGTGCTGTGGACTACAGTTGGCTTTTGTAAACTGACTTGCATCCTGTAACAGTGATGACTAAACAGTTCAGTTCACTTGTAGTCTGGGTAAATTTATttgaatatgcatgtgtgtaacaTGCCtacatgtctatatgtgtgtttacttgtgtgtaGAATTATGTGTACACATGAATGTGGAGGCTAAAGGTTGATCTCAGGCGTCTTCCTTGATTGCTTTCTATGTTTATTTatggaagcagggtctctcactgcatATATACCTGATGCTGGATAGTCTGAATGGCCAGCTTGCTCTGGCCACAGATATATTTCCATGTGTGGTGACTGAATAAAATGGCCTCCATATACCTATAGGGGGAGgagctattaggaggtgtggccttgttggagtagggtGTGGCCTTATTTGAGGAAGTATGGTGAGGGCAGGGTTTGAGGTCTCAAATATGCTCatgctatgcccagtgtggtttACAGTCTTTTTCTGCTACCTGTGGATCAAGTTCTAGAACTTTCatctcctctccagcaccatgtctacctgcaaaCTGCTTTGCTTCCCactatgacaataatggactaagccagccccagttaaatat
This DNA window, taken from Peromyscus maniculatus bairdii isolate BWxNUB_F1_BW_parent chromosome 21, HU_Pman_BW_mat_3.1, whole genome shotgun sequence, encodes the following:
- the LOC102910230 gene encoding olfactory receptor 2J3-like, producing the protein MVDNFNASWEGYFSLLGFSKWPHLEVALFVVILIFYLMTLTGNLFIIILSYLDSHLHTPMYFFLSNLSALDLCYTTSSVPQLLFNLWGPEKTISYAGCMLQLYFVLALGTTECVLLVVMSYDRYAAVCKPLHYSVLMNPRFCSLLAAASWVSGFTTSALHSSFTFWVPLCGHRQVDHFFCEVPALLRLSCVDIRANELTLMVMSAIFVVIPLILILSSYGAIACTVLRMQSTTRLQKVFGTCGAHLTVVSLFFIPIMCIYLQPPTENSQDQAKFIALFYTVVTPSLNPLIYTLRNKDVRGAVRRLTGYEREQ